A window of Salmo trutta chromosome 31, fSalTru1.1, whole genome shotgun sequence contains these coding sequences:
- the LOC115170237 gene encoding 40S ribosomal protein S8: MGISRDNWHKRRKTGGKRKPYHKKRKYELGRPPANTKIGPRRIHTVRTRGGNKKYRALRVDVGNFSWGSECCTRKTRIIDVVYNASNNELVRTKTLVKNCIVLVDSLPYRQWYEAHFATPLGRKKGAKLTPEEEEVINKKRSKKIQKKFEERKKNCKISPLLEEQFMQGKLLACIASKPGQCGRVDGYVLEGKELEFYLRKIKAKKGK, from the exons ATGG GTATCTCTAGGGACAACTGGCATAAACGCCGCAAGACCGGCGGCAAACGGAAGCCCTACCACAAGAAGAGGAAGTATGAGCTGGGTCGTCCTCCCGCCAACACCAAG ATTGGACCCCGTCGTATTCACACGGTGAGGACCCGCGGCGGCAACAAGAAGTACCGTGCTCTGAGGGTCGACGTGGGTAACTTCTCCTGGGGCTCTGAGT GCTGCACTCGTAAAACCAGGATCATCGATGTCGTGTACAACGCCTCTAACAACGAGTTGGTGAGAACCAAGACCTTGGTAAAGAACTGCATCGTTCTCGTTGACAGCCTGCCTTACAGGCAGTGGTATGAGGcccacttcgccactcctctggGACGCAAGAAGGGAGCCAAGCTG ActccagaggaggaggaggtgatcaACAAGAAGAGGTCGAAGAAGATTCAGAAGAAGTTTGAGGAGCGTAAGAAGAACTGCAAGATCAGCCCTCTCCTGGAGGAACAGTTCATGCAGGGGAAACTCCTCG CCTGCATTGCCTCCAAGCCCGGCCAGTGCGGCAGGGTGGATGGCTACGTGTTGGAAGGCAAGGAGCTGGAGTTCTACCTGAGGAAGATCAAGGCCAAGAAGGGCAAATAG